CTCTGTAACCAACATATTTTTTAAAGATTTTGCCATCTTTATCAACTATGAAGGTTGTAGGAATACCTCTGATTCCTCCATATAAATTTACGACTTCTTCATTTCCCATAACGATTGGATAAGTTACCTGATACTTATTCACAAATTTCTTAACAATATCACTGCTGTCATCGAGGGAAACACCAATCATTACAAATCCTTTCTCTGAATATTTATTATGAAGTGTTTGAAAATCAGGTATTTCCATTCGACAAGGAGGGCACCACGTTGCCCAAAAATCGATAATTCTGACTTTCCCATTATGGTCAGATAAGCGAAATTCATTACCATTTAAATCTTTAAGGGAAAAATCCGGCGCTATACTATTTACCAACTCATCTTTCGCTGAATTTTCTTTTTTTCCTTCAT
The genomic region above belongs to Candidatus Schekmanbacteria bacterium and contains:
- a CDS encoding TlpA family protein disulfide reductase, whose amino-acid sequence is MKVKLTIFFLILQMLFIFAGCNRDEGKKENSAKDELVNSIAPDFSLKDLNGNEFRLSDHNGKVRIIDFWATWCPPCRMEIPDFQTLHNKYSEKGFVMIGVSLDDSSDIVKKFVNKYQVTYPIVMGNEEVVNLYGGIRGIPTTFIVDKDGKIFKKYVGYR